A stretch of DNA from Paenibacillus sp. FSL W8-0186:
GTGGACAGCCATACCTCCGAAATATGGCAGCATATCTTATCTATTATTAATTCCAAGCTAAGCAAACCCAGCTTCGACACCTGGTTCAAAGCAACGAAGGTGGTGTCTCTCACCGACGACTCGATCGTTATATCCGCCCCGACGACATTTGCCGTAGAGTGGCTGGAAAGCCGGTATACCAAGCTGGTTGCGACAACTGTATATGAATATCTCGACAGGCAGGTCGATGTCTCCTTTGTGATTGAGGAATCGGCCCCTGCAGAGCAGACCCAGAAGCAGAAGGAGACGCCGGCGCCGATCGCAATGGAAGAGCCCATTTCCCATATGCTTAATCCGAAATACACGTTTGACACCTTCGTAATTGGATCGGGCAACCGTTTCGCTCATGCCGCCTCCCTTGCCGTTGCGGAAGCGCCTGCGCGTGCTTATAACCCGCTTTTCCTATACGGCGGCGTTGGTCTCGGCAAGACCCATTTGATGCATGCCATCGGCCACTATATTTTGGAGCATAGTCCCAGCAGCAAAGTGGTTTATATCTCCTCGGAGAAATTTACGAATGAATTCATCAACTCGATTCGGGACAACAGAGCCGAGAGTTTCCGCAATAAATACCGGAATATCGACATTCTGCTCATTGACGATATTCAATTTTTGGCGGGCAAGGAGTCTACACAGGAGGAATTTTTCCATACCTTCAACGCCCTGCATGAAGAACGCAAGCAGATTATCATTTCCAGTGACCGGCCGCCAAAGGAAATTCCTACGTTGGAGGAACGGTTAAGATCACGGTTCGAATGGGGATTGATCACCGATATTCAACCGCCGGATCTGGAGACGCGGATTGCGATTTTGCGCAAGAAGGCGAAAGCGGAGAATTTAGACATTCCGAATGAAGCGATGATGTACATCGCCAATCAAATCGACACGAACATTAGGGAGCTTGAAGGAGCTTTAATACGGGTTGTTGCCTACTCTTCCCTGATTAACCAGGACGTGACCACCCATCTGGCCGCTGAAGCATTGAAAGACATCATCCCATCCAGTCGTCCCAAAATGATCACCATTCAAGACATTCAGCAAAAAGTCGGCGAATACTATAATTTGAAAATCGAAGATTTCAAAGCGCGTAAACGAACCAAAGCGATCGCCTTTCCGAGGCAAATCGCCATGTATCTATCGCGGGAGCTTACCGACTTCTCATTGCCGAAAATCGGCGACGCCTTTGGCGGCCGAGACCATACAACCGTCATCCATGCGCATGACAAAATCTCCCAAGCCCTGAAGACCGACCAGGAATTATACAAAATCGTGAACAACCTGATCGAAAAAATTAAAAATTTATCCTGAATAAGCTTTAAGCCTATGCACATTCTATGCACATGTGGATAGGCTTCATTTCATATAAGTAAGGGTGTTATCCACATATTCAGTGCCCCTACTACTTCTTCTATTATTTTATAAAGATATATCATCATAAATAAGCGGCTTAAAGCCGCAAGCGAAACAGAGCCAAAACTTCATCGTCAACCAAGGCACCGCAAAATCTCACCCTTTTTGCCGATATTGAAATGTATGCATTGGGGACAACTTTTATGACATGAATGGCTACATAAAATTTTGTTAGGAGTTGAAATTATGAAAATCCGTATTCTTAAACATGAATTAAACGAATCCATTCAACACGTTTCCAAGGCGATTTCCAGCCGGACAACGATTCCCATATTGACAGGCATCAAGTTAGAGGTAAATTTTCAAGGCATGACGCTAACTGCGAGCGATACTGATATTTCGATTCAAGCCTTCATTCCAGCCGAAGATCACGATAAGCAAATCGTTCAGATCGAACGTCCGGGCAGTGTCGTTTTGCCGGCTAAGTTTTTCGTAGAGATCATTAAGAAGCTTCCTTCCCAAGAAATTGAAATGGAGGTCAAAGAGGGCTTTCAGACCCTTATCCGTTCAGGCTCCACAGATATCCAAATGGTCGGATTAGATCCTGAGGAATTCCCTGTGCTGCCAAGCATCGAAGAGGATCAAGTCATCATGATTCCGGGCGACCTGCTCAAGAACATGATCAAGCAAACGGCTTTTTCAATTTCAACGAACGAAACATCGCCGATCTTGACCGGTATACTCTGGAACTTAAGTGACAGCCATTTTAAATTCGTCGCTACCGACCGTCATCGGCTCGCCAGCCGTACAGCAGTGTTAGCTGATGCTGATAATATCCGGTTCAGCAACATCGTCATCTCGGGTAAAACGCTGAATGAGCTGAGCAAAATTATCCCCGATCAGAACACGATAATCGAAATTGTCGTCGCAGATAATCAAGTGCTGTTTAAAATCGACCGTATATTGTTTTATACCCGTATTTTGGATGGGACATATCCGGATACTTCCAAGATTATTCCGACAACTTATAAAACAGAACTCGTTCTCGATACGAAGAAATTGAGCGATTCTATCGACCGCGCCTATTTGCTATCCCGTGAGGAGAAGACGAATATTGTTCGCCTGCAAACGATGGATGACGGAACGATCGAAATCTCCTCCAGCTCCTCCGAGCTCGGGAAGGTTACGGAACAGCTGGATGTCGCTAAATTTGAAGGGGACCCGCTGCGG
This window harbors:
- the dnaN gene encoding DNA polymerase III subunit beta, encoding MKIRILKHELNESIQHVSKAISSRTTIPILTGIKLEVNFQGMTLTASDTDISIQAFIPAEDHDKQIVQIERPGSVVLPAKFFVEIIKKLPSQEIEMEVKEGFQTLIRSGSTDIQMVGLDPEEFPVLPSIEEDQVIMIPGDLLKNMIKQTAFSISTNETSPILTGILWNLSDSHFKFVATDRHRLASRTAVLADADNIRFSNIVISGKTLNELSKIIPDQNTIIEIVVADNQVLFKIDRILFYTRILDGTYPDTSKIIPTTYKTELVLDTKKLSDSIDRAYLLSREEKTNIVRLQTMDDGTIEISSSSSELGKVTEQLDVAKFEGDPLRISFNSKYMLDVLKVVESQQLHIGFTGAMSPIIIKPLDDSQSLYLILPYRTTN
- the dnaA gene encoding chromosomal replication initiator protein DnaA → MDSHTSEIWQHILSIINSKLSKPSFDTWFKATKVVSLTDDSIVISAPTTFAVEWLESRYTKLVATTVYEYLDRQVDVSFVIEESAPAEQTQKQKETPAPIAMEEPISHMLNPKYTFDTFVIGSGNRFAHAASLAVAEAPARAYNPLFLYGGVGLGKTHLMHAIGHYILEHSPSSKVVYISSEKFTNEFINSIRDNRAESFRNKYRNIDILLIDDIQFLAGKESTQEEFFHTFNALHEERKQIIISSDRPPKEIPTLEERLRSRFEWGLITDIQPPDLETRIAILRKKAKAENLDIPNEAMMYIANQIDTNIRELEGALIRVVAYSSLINQDVTTHLAAEALKDIIPSSRPKMITIQDIQQKVGEYYNLKIEDFKARKRTKAIAFPRQIAMYLSRELTDFSLPKIGDAFGGRDHTTVIHAHDKISQALKTDQELYKIVNNLIEKIKNLS